The following coding sequences are from one Halomonas sp. HAL1 window:
- the iolB gene encoding 5-deoxy-glucuronate isomerase, translating into MSSLLVRPTAPDTQGTVIDVTPESAGWQHVGFRVHKLAKGQRLEASSDDQEVCLVLLTGRANVSCGEHHFDDIGKRMDIFEQIPPYAVYLPDHVSYSVEATTDLELAVCAAPGQGNHSPRLIAPDNVKQSTRGQGTNVRHVHDILPETEPADSLLVVEVFTPAGNWSSYPPHKHDEDNLPNESLLEETYYHRINPEQGFAFQRVYTDDRTLDETMAVENGCCVLVPKGYHPVGASHGYSLYYLNVMAGPNRVWKFHNDPDHEWLMHA; encoded by the coding sequence ATGTCATCCCTACTGGTACGCCCCACCGCCCCAGATACCCAAGGCACCGTCATTGACGTTACCCCTGAATCGGCTGGCTGGCAGCATGTCGGCTTTCGGGTGCATAAACTCGCCAAGGGTCAGCGCCTGGAGGCCAGCAGCGATGATCAGGAAGTATGCCTGGTGCTGCTGACTGGTCGCGCCAATGTGAGCTGCGGCGAGCATCATTTCGATGATATCGGCAAACGCATGGATATCTTTGAGCAGATTCCCCCCTATGCGGTTTATCTGCCTGACCATGTTAGTTACTCGGTAGAAGCGACAACGGACTTAGAGCTAGCGGTGTGCGCCGCTCCTGGGCAGGGTAATCATTCCCCAAGACTGATCGCTCCAGACAACGTCAAACAGAGTACCCGTGGCCAAGGAACTAATGTTCGCCATGTTCATGATATTTTGCCTGAAACTGAGCCCGCCGATAGTCTGCTGGTCGTGGAAGTGTTTACCCCTGCGGGTAACTGGTCTAGCTACCCGCCCCACAAACATGATGAGGATAACTTACCTAACGAGTCACTCCTTGAAGAGACCTACTACCACCGCATCAACCCTGAACAGGGGTTTGCCTTTCAACGCGTCTATACCGACGACCGAACCCTTGATGAAACCATGGCGGTGGAGAACGGCTGCTGTGTGTTGGTTCCCAAGGGCTACCACCCTGTCGGGGCCTCTCATGGTTACTCGCTCTACTACTTAAATGTGATGGCGGGCCCTAATAGAGTGTGGAAATTCCACAACGATCCCGACCATGAATGGCTGATGCATGCTTAG
- a CDS encoding cupin domain-containing protein — MNLSYTTLNPLQSDELPATRNLLEGQIQGATVLHHMLPPAGERVLSERQDRLSILFLLEGDLSCKQADQEHVLSERGALVPLPGTDIPLASIDGASLLEIVLELTQGEWNALQQDADSFPYLQLYRTSARYRDASKSEKTTSRKVIPPGVVPRFCMGSVEASGPDQVASHAHPILDQLFLVFPESQITLQINGEPHTVLGNSLVHIPLGSEHGVVVESGHHLHYLWLDFFFNQDDMSFITQSHQELDH; from the coding sequence ATGAATCTTTCTTACACAACACTCAACCCTTTGCAGAGCGACGAACTACCAGCGACTCGCAACCTGCTTGAGGGACAGATTCAGGGTGCTACGGTACTCCACCATATGCTTCCGCCTGCCGGGGAACGAGTATTGTCTGAGCGACAAGACAGATTGAGCATTCTGTTCTTGCTGGAAGGGGATCTATCTTGCAAGCAGGCTGATCAGGAGCATGTCCTTTCTGAGCGGGGCGCGCTCGTGCCGTTGCCGGGAACCGATATTCCCTTGGCGTCCATTGATGGGGCTAGTCTTCTTGAAATTGTGCTAGAGCTAACGCAGGGGGAGTGGAATGCTTTACAGCAGGATGCCGACAGCTTTCCTTATTTACAGCTCTACCGCACTAGTGCTCGCTATCGTGATGCCTCAAAGAGTGAGAAAACCACTAGTCGCAAGGTTATCCCCCCAGGTGTAGTGCCACGTTTCTGCATGGGTTCAGTGGAAGCGAGTGGGCCAGACCAGGTTGCATCTCATGCCCACCCCATACTGGATCAGCTATTCCTGGTTTTTCCAGAAAGCCAGATCACCCTACAAATAAATGGAGAGCCACATACGGTCCTAGGTAATTCCCTAGTGCACATCCCTTTGGGATCTGAACATGGCGTCGTCGTAGAGTCTGGGCATCATCTGCATTATTTATGGTTGGACTTTTTTTTTAATCAAGACGACATGTCATTTATTACCCAAAGCCACCAGGAACTCGATCATTAA
- a CDS encoding TRAP transporter large permease — protein sequence MTLVFPVFLILLFTAMPAAFAIGIASLLYYLVDSPIPVSIAVQKLATATQSFPLLAIPLFILAGNLMNRTGITHRLLDFSKMLTGWMVGGMAQVSIVLSTLMGGVSGSAVADASMQSRILGGHMIESGYSKGFTAAVIAYSAVITATIPPSIGLIVFGFVGNVSIGKLLLAGIVPGLLLMVIYMFVTWGISKRNNYQPELESLPTLKELGNSFVRSIWALMFPVLLLVGIRFGVFTPTEAGAFVVLYSLIVGIFIHKELNWKAAMEALQDSVTDVGVVTLIVMTSAMLGHVFVLDQVPQTISQLILGLSDNTLIVFLLMMLFMIVVGMLMEATVNVLLLTPILLPLATGIGLDPVHFGVIFVTMVSLGGNTPPVGVCMYTVCGLLKVSTWDYFVASIPFILSFLALMVVLLLVPDLVMYLPNQFSGF from the coding sequence ATGACTTTAGTATTCCCAGTTTTTTTGATCTTGCTATTTACAGCAATGCCAGCAGCTTTCGCTATAGGCATTGCGAGCTTACTGTACTACCTGGTAGATAGCCCTATTCCTGTCAGCATTGCCGTTCAGAAACTGGCCACTGCGACACAGTCGTTCCCTTTGCTGGCAATCCCGCTCTTTATTCTTGCTGGCAATTTGATGAACCGAACCGGTATCACTCATCGTTTATTGGATTTTTCCAAAATGCTCACCGGCTGGATGGTCGGAGGGATGGCCCAAGTAAGCATCGTATTATCAACGCTGATGGGGGGCGTTTCGGGGTCGGCAGTCGCAGATGCTTCCATGCAGTCACGGATCCTCGGCGGCCACATGATTGAAAGCGGCTATAGCAAGGGATTTACTGCGGCAGTCATTGCGTATAGCGCCGTTATTACAGCTACCATACCGCCCAGTATTGGCCTGATTGTTTTTGGGTTTGTGGGAAATGTGTCTATCGGTAAATTGCTGCTGGCAGGTATCGTGCCTGGTCTCCTGTTAATGGTTATTTACATGTTCGTTACGTGGGGCATATCCAAGCGTAATAACTATCAACCGGAATTGGAGAGCCTTCCGACGCTTAAAGAGCTAGGGAACTCATTTGTTAGATCCATTTGGGCGCTTATGTTTCCCGTTCTTCTTCTTGTTGGGATTCGGTTTGGCGTCTTTACGCCCACTGAAGCTGGGGCATTCGTTGTTCTTTACTCCTTAATAGTCGGTATTTTTATTCATAAAGAGCTTAATTGGAAAGCCGCTATGGAGGCGCTCCAAGACTCAGTGACTGATGTTGGTGTGGTGACTCTCATCGTCATGACTTCGGCTATGTTGGGGCATGTATTTGTGCTTGATCAAGTACCTCAGACTATTTCCCAACTGATATTAGGCCTCTCGGACAACACCTTGATTGTGTTCTTGTTGATGATGCTGTTCATGATCGTGGTCGGCATGCTGATGGAGGCAACGGTGAATGTGTTGTTACTGACACCAATTTTACTTCCGCTGGCAACAGGCATCGGCCTTGATCCTGTTCACTTTGGGGTGATTTTCGTGACGATGGTCTCTTTGGGGGGGAATACACCACCAGTCGGTGTGTGTATGTACACTGTGTGTGGGCTTTTGAAGGTGAGTACCTGGGATTACTTCGTTGCCTCGATTCCTTTCATATTAAGCTTTTTGGCCCTGATGGTGGTCTTGTTATTGGTTCCGGATTTGGTCATGTACCTACCCAACCAGTTCTCGGGCTTCTGA
- a CDS encoding TRAP transporter small permease — MTDFLTKCEGVITKLLFSILVAVVLVGSIARYSGYPVTWSVELSQSIFVWLGILSANQALRLHAHVVVDLFSGLINKVPLVAVSINIMHRLLMFSFLLFIVIHGYHLVIVSAGRTVSSIGFSYGWVVAAIPVGCLLLLITMMVQCATDINEWRKIRRSTTQGKVI; from the coding sequence ATGACTGACTTCCTTACCAAGTGTGAGGGTGTAATCACAAAACTGTTGTTCAGCATACTGGTAGCAGTGGTGTTGGTGGGCTCTATCGCTCGCTACTCTGGTTATCCGGTTACCTGGTCGGTAGAACTATCACAATCAATTTTCGTCTGGCTGGGCATACTATCTGCAAATCAAGCCTTACGCCTTCATGCGCATGTAGTCGTGGACCTTTTTAGCGGACTTATCAACAAGGTGCCTCTTGTGGCGGTGTCAATAAACATTATGCACCGATTGCTTATGTTTTCATTCTTGCTTTTTATCGTTATTCACGGCTATCACCTAGTAATCGTTAGCGCGGGAAGAACGGTGTCATCTATCGGCTTTAGTTATGGATGGGTGGTCGCTGCTATTCCGGTGGGGTGTCTACTGTTATTGATAACAATGATGGTGCAATGCGCCACCGATATAAATGAATGGCGCAAGATCCGTAGATCGACAACCCAGGGGAAAGTGATATGA
- a CDS encoding TRAP transporter substrate-binding protein, with protein sequence MWKKALTTAVIGYMVGGLTSAHAMQLNVSTTQTADDPLIAGFELFKQNVEDRTNGDIQVRIFPSSQLGDTQDVMEQAMAGANTAALTDAAYLADYVSEIGVLNSPYVFDGYEEAARFVETELFNEWEKAIEEQAGIVVLSFNWYQGARHIFSKEEIHEPSDLEGMRVRTPQAPIWTESMAALGATPTPLAWGEVYSAMQTDVIDGAGAQIMGGYGTRFHEVSPYISLTRHIELITALVVGRDWFYSLPEEYQIALKEEARNGGRHASEVLLQRIEEVKSAIPEETGTQLIEVDEEVFKQSVSDYGYYDKMELQEAYDAVQEALSSSQ encoded by the coding sequence ATGTGGAAGAAAGCGCTTACAACAGCCGTCATCGGATACATGGTGGGCGGATTGACGTCCGCCCATGCTATGCAACTGAATGTCAGTACCACCCAAACTGCGGATGACCCGCTGATAGCTGGGTTCGAGCTCTTCAAGCAAAACGTGGAGGATCGCACCAATGGAGATATCCAAGTACGTATCTTCCCTAGCTCCCAGCTGGGTGATACGCAGGATGTGATGGAGCAGGCGATGGCCGGCGCCAATACCGCAGCACTGACCGATGCAGCCTATCTCGCGGACTACGTTTCAGAAATTGGAGTACTTAACTCCCCTTACGTCTTCGACGGCTACGAAGAGGCCGCCCGCTTCGTAGAAACGGAACTTTTTAATGAATGGGAGAAAGCGATCGAAGAACAGGCAGGGATCGTCGTTTTGTCTTTTAACTGGTATCAAGGTGCTCGACACATTTTCAGCAAGGAAGAGATCCATGAACCATCAGACTTAGAGGGCATGCGGGTTCGAACTCCTCAAGCACCGATCTGGACGGAGTCCATGGCGGCATTGGGCGCCACGCCAACGCCCTTGGCGTGGGGGGAGGTGTATTCAGCCATGCAGACCGACGTTATCGATGGAGCTGGCGCTCAAATAATGGGGGGATATGGAACTCGGTTTCATGAGGTCTCACCGTACATTTCATTGACACGCCATATTGAATTGATTACAGCACTCGTCGTCGGTAGAGATTGGTTCTATAGCCTACCTGAAGAGTACCAAATAGCGCTAAAGGAAGAAGCTCGAAACGGAGGGCGACATGCATCAGAGGTACTCCTCCAACGTATCGAAGAAGTCAAGAGTGCCATTCCTGAAGAAACGGGCACTCAATTAATTGAGGTAGATGAAGAGGTCTTCAAGCAGTCGGTTTCAGATTACGGCTACTACGACAAGATGGAGCTACAAGAAGCTTATGACGCTGTTCAAGAAGCGCTCTCTTCTTCTCAGTAA
- a CDS encoding demethylmenaquinone methyltransferase: protein MSDLSPLASDTLELLVKSSTATITTQLFKRGYRQQFLVGLRPMNPDVASFAGIAFTLRFIPSREDKDWDLGDLAKRGEDNLQWEAIESVSEGEVLIIDSCQDPRAASAGDMLLTRLLKRGAVGAVTDGAFRDGTEVAKIGLPAYSRENTATTRPAFLRAIDMQVPIGCAGVAVYPGDVVVSDGNGVVVIPRSIADDLAVDAYEQEQREQYLHKKIEAGAPLWGTYPPNAKTLAEYERYRAEQNELSLTRQQGV, encoded by the coding sequence ATGAGCGATCTTTCACCCTTGGCAAGTGACACACTTGAACTACTCGTCAAGAGCAGTACCGCCACTATTACTACTCAGTTATTCAAGCGCGGCTACCGACAGCAATTCCTGGTCGGCCTGAGGCCCATGAATCCCGATGTTGCCAGCTTCGCAGGCATCGCGTTTACACTGCGTTTTATCCCCTCCCGTGAAGATAAGGATTGGGACCTGGGTGATCTTGCCAAGCGAGGCGAGGACAATCTGCAGTGGGAAGCGATAGAGAGTGTCAGCGAGGGTGAAGTACTAATAATCGACAGCTGTCAGGATCCGCGCGCAGCATCCGCTGGCGATATGCTGCTGACCCGCTTGCTCAAGCGTGGCGCCGTCGGTGCGGTAACGGATGGCGCCTTTCGCGATGGCACAGAAGTGGCCAAAATAGGCCTTCCCGCCTACAGCCGTGAAAACACGGCCACAACCCGGCCTGCCTTTCTGCGTGCTATAGACATGCAGGTGCCAATCGGCTGCGCTGGTGTTGCTGTTTATCCTGGGGATGTGGTGGTCTCCGACGGGAACGGTGTAGTGGTCATTCCTCGCAGCATTGCCGACGACCTGGCCGTGGATGCCTACGAGCAGGAGCAGCGCGAACAGTATCTGCACAAGAAAATCGAGGCCGGTGCACCGCTGTGGGGCACTTATCCACCCAATGCCAAGACTCTCGCCGAGTATGAACGCTACCGTGCAGAGCAGAATGAACTGTCACTTACCCGCCAGCAAGGAGTCTGA
- a CDS encoding aldehyde dehydrogenase (NADP(+)) has product MTMMGKLLIGQSDVSGSAKPINAINPATGETLEPTYAGGSKAEVESACEFAEAAFTTYHETTLEDRAVFLETIASEIEGIGNQLIERAMAETGLPQARLEGERGRTCGQLRLFASVVRAGEWLDMRIDSAMPDRQPMPRADLRQRHIGLGPVAVFGASNFPLAFSVAGGDTASALAAGCPVIVKGHSAHPGTSELVGRAVQRAVKACNLPEGTFSLLFGSGREIGQALVSDARIQAVGFTGSRGGGTALMKTAQARPQPIPVYAEMSSINPVFLMPEALKARGQQLAEDFVTSLTMGAGQFCTNPGLVIAVKGTELDDFVEAAGKAVKGSAAQTMLTPSIHKAYEQGVGRLTNSSRVKEVARGQAGESAHPCQAMLFVTSASDFLSDPELQDEVFGSSSLVIECSDQEEVKQVARQLEGQLTITLHIDDGDIETAKALLPILERKAGRILANGWPTGVEVCHAMVHGGPYPATSDSRSTSVGSAAIYRFLRPVCYQALPERLLPEVLKDGNPLGVSRLVDGKREL; this is encoded by the coding sequence ATGACGATGATGGGCAAATTACTTATTGGACAGAGTGACGTTAGCGGCAGTGCTAAGCCCATTAACGCTATCAATCCCGCCACTGGTGAAACGCTGGAACCCACCTATGCTGGCGGCAGCAAGGCGGAGGTAGAAAGCGCCTGCGAATTTGCCGAGGCGGCCTTTACTACTTATCACGAAACAACCCTCGAAGATCGTGCTGTGTTTCTTGAGACCATCGCCAGCGAAATCGAAGGTATTGGCAATCAATTGATTGAGCGTGCCATGGCCGAGACCGGCCTGCCCCAGGCACGCCTGGAGGGCGAACGTGGTCGCACTTGCGGTCAGCTGCGCCTGTTCGCCTCGGTGGTACGGGCCGGTGAGTGGCTTGATATGCGTATCGACTCGGCAATGCCGGATCGCCAGCCAATGCCGCGCGCTGATCTGCGTCAGCGCCATATTGGCCTAGGACCGGTAGCCGTGTTTGGCGCTAGCAATTTCCCACTGGCCTTCAGCGTGGCCGGTGGTGATACCGCCTCGGCTTTGGCTGCTGGTTGCCCGGTCATCGTCAAAGGCCACTCTGCCCACCCCGGCACCTCAGAGCTGGTCGGCCGCGCGGTCCAGCGTGCAGTGAAGGCGTGCAATCTGCCGGAAGGCACCTTCTCGCTACTGTTTGGATCGGGCAGGGAGATAGGCCAGGCACTGGTCTCCGATGCGCGCATCCAAGCAGTAGGCTTTACCGGCTCAAGGGGTGGCGGCACCGCTTTAATGAAGACCGCTCAGGCGCGCCCACAGCCAATCCCGGTCTATGCCGAGATGAGTTCGATTAACCCGGTGTTTCTAATGCCTGAGGCGCTCAAGGCGCGGGGCCAGCAACTCGCCGAGGACTTTGTCACTTCGCTCACTATGGGCGCAGGGCAGTTTTGCACCAATCCTGGCCTGGTAATAGCGGTTAAGGGCACCGAGCTTGACGACTTTGTCGAGGCTGCTGGCAAAGCGGTGAAAGGAAGCGCTGCCCAGACCATGCTCACTCCCAGCATCCATAAAGCCTACGAGCAGGGCGTCGGCCGGCTCACAAATAGCTCGAGGGTCAAGGAAGTGGCGCGCGGCCAAGCCGGTGAGTCGGCTCATCCGTGCCAGGCCATGCTATTCGTCACCTCGGCCTCCGATTTTCTCAGTGATCCCGAGCTGCAGGATGAAGTCTTCGGCTCAAGCTCGCTGGTGATCGAATGTAGTGACCAGGAAGAGGTGAAGCAGGTCGCTAGACAGCTCGAAGGCCAGCTTACTATCACGTTGCATATAGATGACGGTGATATCGAAACAGCCAAGGCCCTGCTGCCGATACTCGAGCGCAAAGCCGGACGGATACTGGCCAATGGCTGGCCAACCGGCGTAGAGGTATGCCATGCCATGGTTCATGGTGGGCCGTACCCGGCGACCTCTGATTCCCGCTCTACCTCAGTAGGCAGCGCGGCAATCTACCGCTTTCTGCGCCCAGTATGCTACCAAGCGCTTCCTGAAAGGCTGCTGCCCGAAGTGCTTAAAGACGGCAATCCACTGGGCGTCTCACGGCTGGTGGATGGCAAGCGCGAGCTGTAG